A window from Macaca thibetana thibetana isolate TM-01 chromosome 7, ASM2454274v1, whole genome shotgun sequence encodes these proteins:
- the GPR33 gene encoding probable G-protein coupled receptor 33: MDLINSTDYLINASTLVRNSTQFLAPASKMIIALSLYISSIIGTITNGLYLWVLRFKMKQTVNTLLYFHLIFSYFISTLILPFMATSQLQDNHWNFGTALCKVFNGTLSLGMFTSVFFLSAISLDRYLLTLHPVWSQQHRTPRWASGIVLGVWISAAALSIPYLIFRETHHDREGKVTCRNNYAVSTNWESKEMQALRQWIHVACFISRFFLGFLLPFFIIIFCYERVASKVKERGLFKSSKPFKVMMTAIVSFFVCWMPYHIHQGLILTKNQSLLLELTLILTVLTTSFNTIFSPTLYLFTGENFKNVFKKSILALFESTFSEDSSAERTQNLNSEA, encoded by the coding sequence ATGGATCTGATCAATTCTACTGATTACCTGATCAATGCCTCTACTTTAGTAAGAAACAGCACTCAGTTTCTAGCTCCTGCATCAAAAATGATTATTGCCCTTTCTTTGTACATTTCATCTATAATTGGTACCATCACCAATGGCCTCTATCTATGGGTGCTAAGATTCAAGATGAAACAGACTGTCAATACTCTCTTATATTTTCATctcattttctcatattttatttcaacattgATTCTGCCATTTATGGCCACCTCCCAACTTCAGGACAATCACTGGAACTTTGGAACTGCCTTGTGCAAGGTCTTCAATGGCACTTTGTCTCTGGGGATGTTCacctctgttttcttcctttcggCCATCAGTCTTGATCGTTACCTTCTCACTCTTCACCCAGTGTGGTCCCAGCAGCACCGAACCCCACGCTGGGCTTCTGGCATTGTCCTAGGAGTCTGGATCTCAGCCGCTGCCCTCAGCATCCCGTATTTGATTTTCAGAGAGACACATCATGACCGTGAAGGAAAGGTGACTTGCCGAAATAACTATGCTGTGTCTACTAACTGGGAAAGCAAGGAGATGCAAGCATTAAGGCAGTGGATTCATGTAGCCTGTTTCATCAGCCGCTTCTTCCTGGgctttcttctgcctttcttcatcatcatcttttgTTATGAAAGAGTAGCCAGCAAGGTTAAAGAGAGGGGCCTGTTTAAATCCAGCAAGCCCTTCAAAGTTATGATGACTGCCATTGTCTCTTTCTTTGTGTGTTGGATGCCCTATCATATACACCAGGGTTTAATTCTCACTAAGAACCAGTCACTACTTTTAGAGTTGACTCTGATACTTACAGTGCTAACCACTTCTTTCAATACTATCTTTTCTCCCACACTCTACTTATTTACTGGGGAGAACTTCAAAAACGTCTTCAAGAAGTCCATTCTTGCTCTGTTTGAGTCAACATTTAGTGAGGATTCTTCTGCAGAAAGGACCCAAAACCTAAACTCAGAAGCCTAA